The genomic DNA GAGTAGACTATGTTGAATAAGGTGGAGCGATCAGATGGATAAAACGTCATTTATAGGTGTCATACTTGGATTGGTTGCAATCGGAGTCGGAATGGTCTTCAAAGGGGTTAGCCTCATGGCACTCATCAACCCTGCGGCCATCCTTATCATCCTGTTGGGGACCGTGGCTTCCGTGGTCATAGCCTTTCCCACGTATGAAATCAAGAAAGTACCAAAGCTGTTCGGGATCCTTTTTAAAGAACAGAATGTCCAGGACCCGAAAGAAATCATCGCCTTTTTCTCTGAGATGGCGGACCTTGCCAGGAAGGAAGGCCTGCTTGCATTGGAAGCAAGGATCCAGGAACTCGATGACCGGTTCTTAAGGGACGGTCTTTCCCTTGCCATAGACGGTCAGACGGGGGATTACATAAGGGATGTCCTTCACGAAGAGATCGATGCCATGGAAGAGCGTCATAGCGCGGGTGCACAGATTTTCTCACAAGCAGGCACATATGCTCCTACCCTAGGGGTTCTCGGAGCCGTCATCGGCTTGATTGCCGCACTCAGTCATATGGACAATACGGAAGAATTGGGGCATGCAATCTCAGCCGCATTCGTGGCGACCCTCCTCGGGATCTTCACGGGTTACGTGCTTTGGCATCCGTTCGCCAATAAACTGAAGCGCAAATCGAAACGTGAATCCCAATTGAAAATGATGACGGTGGAGGGGATCCTCTCGATCATTGAAGGGGAGTCACCGCGGATCATCGAGCAGAAACTGGCTTCCTATCTGCCTGCAAAAGACCGGTATAACCTGATGAAGGAGGAAGAAGATGAGACGGCGTAAGAAAAAGCGGGAAGATGATCATATCGACGAATCCTGGCTGCTGCCTTACTCTGATCTTCTGACCCTGCTTGTGGCGCTTTTCATCGTTCTCTATGCCTCGAGTTCGGTGGATGCACAGAAATTCCAGGAATTATCCCAGGTGTTCAGCGAAATCTTTAAGGGCGGAACCGGCATGATGGATTACCCAAGTCCTGTCGCCCCTCAAGATTCAAGTGATCAGAAGGAAAAGCAGGGAGCTGCTGCTGACAAGAAAGAAGAAGAAAAACCAGTGGACAAAGAAGATATCAAGAAACAAGCCTTTCTTCAAGATCAGGAAGAACTGCGTGAAGTACAGGAAAAGATTAATCAGTACATCAAAACCAATAACCTGCAGCTTCAGTTTGTCACGAAACTGACGGATGAAGGTCTGCTGCTGACGATTAGGGATAACGTCCTCTTTTCTTCAGGTTCTGCTGAAGTGGAGAGGAATGATCAGGATGTGGCAAAAGAGCTTTCCTCCTTGCTCGTGATGAATCCACCCCGGAATATCATCATCAGCGGGCACACAGATAACGTACCGATCCGCACGGCCAACTATGATTCGAACTGGGAGCTGAGCGTCATGCGCGCCGTGAACTTCATGAAGATCCTCCTGGAAAATCCGAACCTCGAACCGGAATGGTTCAGCGCCAAAGGGTTCGGGGAATTCGAACCCATTGCCGACAACTCGACAGCAGAGGGTCGGGGGAAAAATCGTCGCGTAGAAGTACTGGTGTTGCCGAGGGTGACGCAGGAATAATAAGAATTCGAACCGCAAGCCTGGTGCTTGCGGTTTTTATGTTTGAAGAATGGGATTCGAGTTGTGAAAAGGAAATATTCAACAAATGTATTTGGGGTATGATAAACTGATTTTATAAAAATTACCATTTTTTATAAAAGGGAGTCAAGAAAGGACGGGGCAAATGGATAGTGAAAAAGATCGATGTTCCCTGGAACTTGCACTGCAAGAAGCATCACAAGCATTGGAAGAGAATACGTATCCGGTTGGTGCAGTGATTGTGGATGGAGATGGGAAAATCGTTGCAACAGGACGCAATCGGGTCCATACGCGAAAGGATGCAACAGCGCACGCTGAAATGGAGGCGATCCGGAACGCAGGCGAATCCATATTCAAGGCTAAAGTGAATCGCGAACATTTTACGATGTATACCTCTTTGGAGCCTTGTCCGATGTGCACTGGCGGAATATTATTTTCCAATATTAGCCGGGTGGTCTGGCTGCTTAATGATGATATGGGGTTCGGAGGATATAAAAAAATACAGGGTGCGGAAGTATTCGATTCTAAATTTTGCAAAGTTGAAGCAGTGGAAGAGCCATTCAATGATCTGAAAGAGAGGCAAAAGGAATTAATGGCACGCTGGTTAACTAATCATAACCACGTTCATAACCTTCGGAAGGTAGCTACCGAACAAGGAATTGAAAGGAAGAACGCAATACCGTAACATTAAGTAAGTGGTAAAACGAAGGTATCCAAAATAGGAAAGGCTGGGAATTACATGTTCAAAAGGTGGATCGGTTTCATCATTGTGTTACTCGGGGCAATCGGGCTGGTGGTCAATGTTTCATTTTTTAAAGGCAGCGAATACTATGACGTCATTCGTGTGATTTCTGTTATCCTCTTCCTGGGTGGAGGTTTATTCGTACCGGGTTATCTGCGCACGGATAAAGAGTAAGAAAACCAAGATTGATTCCTTTTCATGTTTACCTTGTTCAATTCAGGGAAAAGTTCCATCACTAGGAAGCCGCACTATACATAACGTTCATAGCACTTTTTTTCGCGGCTAACTTAAAGGAGAGATGAGAATGGAAGGTTTTCTGGATTGGGTAGGGAAGATATCGGAGTGGCTGTGGGGTCCGCCCCTCATAGCCATATTGGGACTAACAGGATTGTATTTGACGATTCTGTTGGGTTTCATCCAGTTTCGGCACCCACTCTACATATTCAAGCAAACAATCGGAAGTGTATTTAAAAAACCAAAAGGCGAAGGGACGGTCACACCCCTTCAGGCCCTGACATCGGCCCTGTCATCCACCATCGGTGCAGCCAATATCGTCGGCGTCCCGGCAGCAATCATGTTCGGCGGACCCGGCGCGGTCTTCTGGATGTGGGTCATCGCCATGATCGGAATGGCCCTGAAGTTTTCGGAAAGCGTCCTTGCCGTACGGTACAGGGAAAAGAATGAACAGGGTGAGTTCGTCGGAGGTCCAATGTATTATATGACAAAGGGACTCAACATGAAGTGGCTGGGAACCTGGTTTGCTTTTGCCCTGATGATCGAATTGATCCCTAGCGTCATGGTACAGGGAAATGCCGTGTCTTCAACCGTTCAGGAAACCTTCAACATAGACGGCTGGATAACGGGTGTCATCGTTGCAGCGATCGTTCTACTCATCGTATTCGGAGGAATCAAGCGGATCGGGAAGGTAACGGAAATCTTCGTACCCTTCATGGCGCTCTTCTACGTCGGTGGTGCCATTGTGATTTTATTCATGAATCTCGGTGCCGTACCTGAATTCTTTAAACTGATTTTCTCCAATGCGTTCCAGCCTATGTCCGCGATGGGCGGATTTGCTGGTGCAGCCATTGCGGAAACCATCCGCTGGGGATTTGCCCGTGGACTCTATTCCAATGAAGCAGGACTCGGAACAGCTCCCATCGCCCATGCCGCTGCTCAGACGGATCACCCGGTCAGACAAGGTTTATGGTCGATCATCGGGATTGTCATCGATACGATGATTGTTTGTACGGCAACAGCATTTGTTGTCATTTCATCTGGTGTGTGGACGGGTGAGAATGCCATGGATGATCCATCCGCTTTGACAACGCAGGCATTTTCTCAATACTTTGGGGATTTCGGAGGGATTTTGGTGACACTTTCCTTGATCTTCTTCGTCCTCTCGACAATCATCGTCATCGTCTTTTATGGGGCGAAGCAGGCGGAATTCCTGTTTGGGCATAAATTCGGACAGGCGTTCAAGGTTGTGTATGTGGCCGGGATCATTCTCGGTTCGGTCGGTGCAGCCCAGACGATCTGGCAGTTCCTTGACCTCGCACTTGCGGCGGTACTGCTGCCCAATATCATTGCTGTGCTTCTTCTGAGTAAAGAGGTGAGAAGACTCACGACAGAGTTCTTTACGTCGGATCAGTATTATTTGAAGGATGTTGGGAAAACGAAAGGGAAGAAAGCTTCTTGATGATATGACCCCGTTTTGATACGGGGTCTTTTTTTGTGCGTTCTGATTTCTATGCCGGTTATCTGTTCCACTGCGGATGGAAGGAGTTTTTGACCAATGATCATATGCAATGTGGCTCGTTCCGTTCCGCTGCGGGAGCCCGCTTTCCACGGGGCTTGCGGTGAGCCTCCTCATTCTTGCGGGGTCTCACCTGCGCGCTATTCCCGTAGGAGTCGGACTCCCTCCGCTGCACTTCACTCTGTGATAGGGGAGGGGGCTATGGGTTCGTGGTCCAGTGGAGATGGATCCACCAACTTGTTTGTGTGGAGTCAATGACCAATGATCATAGGCAACGTGGGTCGTTCCGTTCCGCTGCGGAATGGAAGAGGGTTATGGGGTTGATGTTTCAGCAGGTATATTCCTACCATTCTTTTAAGTTCTTATAGCACAGGTAAGTCCCATTAACTAAGAGCTGCATATGTACCCTGACCCACCCATCCCCTTAAGAATCGAAGAGTGTATTGAAGCGGAAGGCGCTTGACTCCAGCAGAAAAGAGCGGCGAGACCCCGCAGGTACGAGGAGGCTCGACGTCCTGCACACAGGAAAGCAAGCGCCTGCAGCGAAAAGAAACAATCCCCATTCTATCAATCCCCACTAAATAGCCAATCTCTATTAAAAATATCAATAAGAAAATAGTACCACTAATAATGATAATCATTTTCAATTAGTCGTTGACAGTCTATCAACCCCTCTTGTAATATGGTTGTTATACAAATGATAATGATTTTCAATTGCAATTAAGTGAAAGGAAAGATTGAGGGTATGACATGATCGTGCTACTGAAAAAAAGATATTTACTGATTTTACTGATCCTCCTCTCAGCCCTTTCTTTATTTGTCGGAGTGAGCAGCATCTCGCCGGCAGATTTACTCAGCGGAAGGACCGATGAGGTGGAAGTGTTCCTGGTCAGCAGGCTGCCGAGGCTTGTGGCGATCCTACTGGCGGGAGCGGGGATGAGCATTGCCGGTCTCATCATGCAGAGCCTGAGCCGGACTAAGTTTGTATCTCCGACCACGGCGGGGACAATGGATGCGACAAGGCTCGGGATCCTTGTATCGATGATCATTTTCGTCGAGGCATCCACGATGGAGAAGCTTCTTGTGGCGTTTGCCTTTGCCATGGCGGGCACATTCCTGTTCATGCAGATCCTTGACCGGATCAAGTTCAAGGATGCTGTCTTCATTCCCTTGGTGGGGCTGATGCTTGGGAATGTCCTGTCGTCGGTCACGACTTTTTTCGCCTACAAGGCGAACCTCATCCAGAATATGTCTTCATGGCTGCAAGGAGATTTCTCCCTCATTATGAAGGGAAGATACGAGCTTCTATACATAAGTGTACCGGTCATATTACTTGCCTACCTCTTCGCCAATCGCTTTACGGTTGCGGGAATGGGAGAGGAGTTTTCGAAGAATCTGGGGATGTCCTACAGGAGCATCGTGAACATCGGGTTGATCCTTACATCACTCGTTACGGTGGTCGTGATTCTGACGGTGGGGATGATTCCATTCCTCGGGCTCATCGTCCCGAATATCGTCTCCCTGTTCAAGGGGGATCACCTCCAGAAAACGCTGCCTCATACGGCCATCCTGGGAGCGATTTTTCTTCTCGTCTGCGATATCCTCGGAAGGGTCATTATTTTCCCGTATGAAATCTCCATCAGTCTGATGGTAGGGGTCATTGGAAGTGGGATCTTCCTCTACATGCTTTTAAGGAGGAAGGGATATGAGTAATCGGACAAAACTGACGCTATTGACGGTCGCTGCCCTTGTGGCAATAGGGGCTTACCTATTTTACGGGCTGAATGGCAGCTATGAGTATGCCCTGCCGCGAAGGGGGATGAAGACGCTAGCCATGATCCTGACGGGTGTAGCCATTGCCTATTCCACCGTGGTGTTCCAGACAATCACCCATAACAAGATTCTCACCCCAAGCATCATGGGACTTGATTCCCTCTACATGCTGCTACAGACGATCATGATCTTCTTCTTGGGATCGAGTCACTACCTGATGGTCAGTAAGAACGCGAATTTCTTTCTATCCATCGCAGCCATGATCGTGTTTGCTCTGCTGCTCTATCAGCTCATGTTCAAAGGGAGCAAGCAGCCGATCTACTTCCTGCTTCTCATCGGTATCATACTCGGGACGTTTTTCCAGAGTATATCCTCATTTCTTCAGGTCCTGATCGATCCGAATGAATTCCTGAGTGTGCAAGATAAGATGTTTGCAAGCTTCAACAATATCAGTTCCGACCTCGTTTGGGTGGCGGGAGGCGTCATTATCCTTGTGTTGATCTATGGGTGGAGGCAAATGGCTGAACTTGACGTTGTGTCGCTGGGCAGGGAAACGTCGATCAATCTGGGGATCCCGTACGACAAAGTCGTGAGACGTATGCTCGTCCTATCATCGATCCTGATTGCCGTCTCGACGGCACTGGTGGGTCCCATCACCTTTTTCGGACTTATCGTGGCCAATCTCAGCTACCAGATGTTCAAGACGTACCGCCACGGCATCCTTATCGCAGGTGCCGCAATCATCAGCGTCATTGCCCTGGTGGGCGGTCAGTGGCTCGTGGAACGGATCTTTACGTTTTCTACGACCCTCAGTGTCATCGTGAACTTTATCGGAGGGCTCTACTTTATCTATCTATTATTGAAGGAGGCGAAGTCATCATGATCGAGATCAGGGGATTGTCGAAGAAGTATGGGAAGAAAAAAGTGGTGGCCGACGTGTCGGTCACGATTCAAAAGGGTCAGATCACTTCGTTCATCGGTCCGAACGGTGCCGGGAAATCCACCCTGCTTTCCATGGTGAGCAGACTCCTGGATTCCGATAGCGGGGAAGTCATCATCGATCAGCATGATAGTAAAAAGATCAAATCGAATGATATGGCGAAACGGGTGGCCATCCTGAAACAGTCCAATTTCCTGAATGTGCGCTTAACGATCAAAGAGCTCGTCTCATTTGGCCGCTTCCCCTATTCAAAGGGGAGGCTGACGGAAGAAGATGAAAAGGTGGTTCAGCAATCCATTGAGTATATGAATCTGAAAGAGCTTCAGGATCAATATCTCGAGGAATTGTCGGGAGGTCAGAAACAGCGGGCGTTCATCGCCATGGTCATCGCCCAGGACACGGATTATATCCTGCTCGATGAGCCGCTTAATAACCTTGATATGAAGCATTCTGTGCAGATCATGAAGATCCTCCGAAAGCTGGTGGATGAACTGGGGAAGACGGTTCTCATCGTCCTCCACGATATTAATTTCGCTTCGGTCTATTCCGACCGGATCGTGGCCATGAAGGAAGGGGCAGTCGTCAAGGAGGGACCGACACAGTCGATCATCCAGACGCACTCCCTGAAGGAAATCTATGATATGGACATACCCGTCCAACAGATGGACAACTGCAGGATCTGCGTGTACTTCAATTCATAAAAAAACATATAAAAGGAGAGAAATCAATCATGAAAAAATGGACATTCCTTGCTTTAACACTGGCAATCTTACTTTTACTGGGGGCATGCGGAAAGAAAGAAGAATCCTCCTCTTCGGCTGCATCGGACGACAAGACAATCACCATTAAACACGAACTGGGAGAAGCGAAAGTAAAAGAAAATCCGGATAAAGTCGTCGTGTTCGACTTCGGTGTCCTTGATACGCTTGATGAACTTGGCATTAAAGTGGATGGTGTCCCGCAAGCGGCTGTCCCTCCGTACCTTGAGGACTATAAAAACTCCGATTACACCAATGTCGGCAGTCTGAAGGAACCCGATTTCGAAGCCATTCATTCCTTGAAGCCCGATGTGATCTTCATTTCGGCGCGTCAGGCGGACCTTTACGATGAATTCGCCGAGATTGCCCCGACAGTGTATATCCCTGTGGACAGCACGGATTATGTAAATTCATTCAAAAGCAATATGAACACCATTGCGAAGATCTTCAACAAACAGGATGAAATGAAGAAGGAGCTTGCAGAGGTCGATAAAGAAGTGAAAAGCATCCAAGAAGAAACGGAGTCCCTCGATTCCAACGCCCTTGTGA from Rossellomorea marisflavi includes the following:
- the motA gene encoding flagellar motor stator protein MotA; amino-acid sequence: MDKTSFIGVILGLVAIGVGMVFKGVSLMALINPAAILIILLGTVASVVIAFPTYEIKKVPKLFGILFKEQNVQDPKEIIAFFSEMADLARKEGLLALEARIQELDDRFLRDGLSLAIDGQTGDYIRDVLHEEIDAMEERHSAGAQIFSQAGTYAPTLGVLGAVIGLIAALSHMDNTEELGHAISAAFVATLLGIFTGYVLWHPFANKLKRKSKRESQLKMMTVEGILSIIEGESPRIIEQKLASYLPAKDRYNLMKEEEDETA
- the motB gene encoding flagellar motor protein MotB, which translates into the protein MRRRKKKREDDHIDESWLLPYSDLLTLLVALFIVLYASSSVDAQKFQELSQVFSEIFKGGTGMMDYPSPVAPQDSSDQKEKQGAAADKKEEEKPVDKEDIKKQAFLQDQEELREVQEKINQYIKTNNLQLQFVTKLTDEGLLLTIRDNVLFSSGSAEVERNDQDVAKELSSLLVMNPPRNIIISGHTDNVPIRTANYDSNWELSVMRAVNFMKILLENPNLEPEWFSAKGFGEFEPIADNSTAEGRGKNRRVEVLVLPRVTQE
- a CDS encoding nucleoside deaminase, yielding MDSEKDRCSLELALQEASQALEENTYPVGAVIVDGDGKIVATGRNRVHTRKDATAHAEMEAIRNAGESIFKAKVNREHFTMYTSLEPCPMCTGGILFSNISRVVWLLNDDMGFGGYKKIQGAEVFDSKFCKVEAVEEPFNDLKERQKELMARWLTNHNHVHNLRKVATEQGIERKNAIP
- a CDS encoding alanine/glycine:cation symporter family protein — protein: MEGFLDWVGKISEWLWGPPLIAILGLTGLYLTILLGFIQFRHPLYIFKQTIGSVFKKPKGEGTVTPLQALTSALSSTIGAANIVGVPAAIMFGGPGAVFWMWVIAMIGMALKFSESVLAVRYREKNEQGEFVGGPMYYMTKGLNMKWLGTWFAFALMIELIPSVMVQGNAVSSTVQETFNIDGWITGVIVAAIVLLIVFGGIKRIGKVTEIFVPFMALFYVGGAIVILFMNLGAVPEFFKLIFSNAFQPMSAMGGFAGAAIAETIRWGFARGLYSNEAGLGTAPIAHAAAQTDHPVRQGLWSIIGIVIDTMIVCTATAFVVISSGVWTGENAMDDPSALTTQAFSQYFGDFGGILVTLSLIFFVLSTIIVIVFYGAKQAEFLFGHKFGQAFKVVYVAGIILGSVGAAQTIWQFLDLALAAVLLPNIIAVLLLSKEVRRLTTEFFTSDQYYLKDVGKTKGKKAS
- a CDS encoding ABC transporter permease translates to MKKRYLLILLILLSALSLFVGVSSISPADLLSGRTDEVEVFLVSRLPRLVAILLAGAGMSIAGLIMQSLSRTKFVSPTTAGTMDATRLGILVSMIIFVEASTMEKLLVAFAFAMAGTFLFMQILDRIKFKDAVFIPLVGLMLGNVLSSVTTFFAYKANLIQNMSSWLQGDFSLIMKGRYELLYISVPVILLAYLFANRFTVAGMGEEFSKNLGMSYRSIVNIGLILTSLVTVVVILTVGMIPFLGLIVPNIVSLFKGDHLQKTLPHTAILGAIFLLVCDILGRVIIFPYEISISLMVGVIGSGIFLYMLLRRKGYE
- a CDS encoding iron chelate uptake ABC transporter family permease subunit, with protein sequence MSNRTKLTLLTVAALVAIGAYLFYGLNGSYEYALPRRGMKTLAMILTGVAIAYSTVVFQTITHNKILTPSIMGLDSLYMLLQTIMIFFLGSSHYLMVSKNANFFLSIAAMIVFALLLYQLMFKGSKQPIYFLLLIGIILGTFFQSISSFLQVLIDPNEFLSVQDKMFASFNNISSDLVWVAGGVIILVLIYGWRQMAELDVVSLGRETSINLGIPYDKVVRRMLVLSSILIAVSTALVGPITFFGLIVANLSYQMFKTYRHGILIAGAAIISVIALVGGQWLVERIFTFSTTLSVIVNFIGGLYFIYLLLKEAKSS
- a CDS encoding iron ABC transporter ATP-binding protein, whose amino-acid sequence is MIEIRGLSKKYGKKKVVADVSVTIQKGQITSFIGPNGAGKSTLLSMVSRLLDSDSGEVIIDQHDSKKIKSNDMAKRVAILKQSNFLNVRLTIKELVSFGRFPYSKGRLTEEDEKVVQQSIEYMNLKELQDQYLEELSGGQKQRAFIAMVIAQDTDYILLDEPLNNLDMKHSVQIMKILRKLVDELGKTVLIVLHDINFASVYSDRIVAMKEGAVVKEGPTQSIIQTHSLKEIYDMDIPVQQMDNCRICVYFNS
- a CDS encoding siderophore ABC transporter substrate-binding protein, with translation MKKWTFLALTLAILLLLGACGKKEESSSSAASDDKTITIKHELGEAKVKENPDKVVVFDFGVLDTLDELGIKVDGVPQAAVPPYLEDYKNSDYTNVGSLKEPDFEAIHSLKPDVIFISARQADLYDEFAEIAPTVYIPVDSTDYVNSFKSNMNTIAKIFNKQDEMKKELAEVDKEVKSIQEETESLDSNALVIMGSSEDISAFGPESRFGIIHDVFGFKPADDGIEKSTHGQKVTYEYVKEQNPGILFVIDRDAAFDPKASIKESFENDLVKKTEAFENDHIIYLNGAEWYLSGGGLQSMKHMIEDAKKAL